One bacterium genomic window, AACCGGGAGCGCCCGCATCAAGGGTATCGCCTGCAAGGCCGCACGCCGGCGACGCTGTTCGCCGGCAGAAAGGCCAGCTAACCCATGCCGCCGGGCTCGGTTGGAGTGCAAAAGTGTCAACACCTCGTCCACACTGGACACACTAGACGCGGCGTCTGCGCTAGCGTTCCGGTAACGAACGGGTATTGCCCTGCCAAACGGCAGGAGGAGCCCGACCAACACTCGAATACGCGGCAGCATCGTCCCCCATCCGGCCCTCGCGGGCTCCTTCAGGAGACGTCAGGATGCGTCGGATCGCGCGGTCGTGTGTGCTCGTATGTACGGCCTTGTTGCTCGTTGTTGCTCCGCAGTTCGCGCTTGGCGCGCCGTCCTCGAACGCCACGTTCACGTTCGCCCGTCCCCAGGAAACGGAGACGCTCGACCCGCACAAGACGACGGCCGTCTCGTCCGCGGAAGTCGACTACCTCCTCTACGACACCCTGGTCTCGCAGGACTACGCCAACGCGGTCAAACCGGGACTGGCGGAGAAGTGGACGGTCTCTCCGGATGGGAAGACGTACACGTTCACGTTGCGCCAGGGCGTGCGGTTCGCGTCCGGCAAACCGCTCACAGCGGCGGATGTCAAGTTCACGATGGATCGGTGGCGCGGGTTGAAGGGCTCTCCGACCGCGTTCAACATCAGCCCGGTCGAGAGCGTGGACGCGCCCAATCCGCGCACGGTCGTGATGCACCTCAAGGACCCGCTGTCGATCCTGCTTGTGAACCTCGCCAACTACTCCGCGAGCATCATCAACGCCGACGCCGTCAACCGCGCGGGCGACGATTACGGAACCGCCGTTGGGAAGGTCGACGGAACCGGCCCGTTTGTGCTCAAGGAGTGGGTGCGGAACGACCGGCTGGTCGTCACGCGGAACCCCGCGTACACCTGGGGCCCGTCGTTCTACAAGAACCAGGGGCCGGCACACTTCGGCACGGTCGTGTTCCATACGATCGTCGAGGACACGCCGCGCATCGCATCGGTGCAGGTGGGAGACGCCCAGTTCACCGAGTCGATCCCGGGGGAACAGGTGCCCGTCCTGGACAAGGACAAGCGCGTACAAGTGATCCGTTACAGCGACCAAAACACCGCGTTCATCGGCTTCAAGCTGGGGCACAAGCCGCTCGACGACCTCAAGGTGCGCCAAGCGATTAACTACGGGATCAACAAGCAGGAGATCATCGCCGGAGCTTACTACGAGCTGGCGACGGAGGCGTTCGGGCCGCTCGCCCCGGGCACCCCGGGCTGGTGGCCGGGCGTCCAGCAGGTCGGCTATCGCTACGACCCGAGCAAGGCGAAGCGGCTCCTCGACGAGGCCGGGTGGGCCCAGACCCGTCCCGGGCAGCCTCGCCAGAAGAACGGGCAGCCGCTGTCGCTGCTGTTCCTGTGGTCACCCGGGCCCGGCCTGGAGCAGCTCGTCAGCCTCGTCCAGTCCGAACTAGCGGGCGTCGGCGTCGGGGTCAGGCCGCAGAGCCTAGAATGGACCGCGTTCCTCGCGGCGCTCCGCGCGGGCCAGCATGACATGTTCTTCATCAACGTCCGGTACGTCACGCCCGACATCCTGTACTTCTACTTCAACAGCAAGCAACGACCCGCGCCGAACCGGTTCGATTGGGCGGACCCGGAGACCGACCGCCTGCTCGACCTGAGCCGGTCCAGCACGAACGAGCAAGAGCGCGCGGACGCGTATCAGAAGCTCCAACAGATCATCGTGCAGAACGCGATCTGGGTGCCGCTCGTGCACGAGAAACGCGTCGTGATCGCGACGCCGAACCTGGTGGTCCCGCAGATGCACGCGAACGTGCTCTACAAGATGCTCGACCTCGAGTTCAAACAATAGCGTAGCCGGGGCATGGCCTCATACGTCGCGGGGCGCCTGCTCCTGGCGGTGCCGGTGCTGCTCGGCGTATCGGTGCTGGTGTTTCTGATCCTGCACCTCACCCCGGGCAACCCCGCGCTCGTGGTGGCGGGGCCGGACGCGCCCCCCGACGTGGTGCGCGAGGTCGAACACACCCTCGGGCTCGATCAACCGCTGTACGTCCAGTACGCGAGGTATGTGGCCCGGCTCGCCCGTGGCGACTTCGGCCGGTCGATCCGCTCCCGGGAGCCGGTGCTGGACCGCCTCCTCTCGACGTTTCCGGTCACGCTCTCGCTCGCGGTCGTTGGCGTGGCGCTGACGATCGCGATCAGCGTCCCGATGGGCATCCTCGCCGCCTACCGCCGCAACTCGGTGCTCGATCTCACCACCATCTTCGTCGCCCTCGCGGGATCGGCGATGCCGGTGTTCGCAATCGGCTTGATCCTCTTGTGGATCTTCGCGATCACGCTGCGGTGGTTTCCGCTGAGCGGCTTTGCCCCGCTCACGACGGTCGACGGATGGCGCCACATCGCGCTGCCCGCGGTGACGGTCAGCAGCGGCACGATCGCCCTGCTGGCGCGCCTGACCCGATCGTCGATGCTGGAGACGCTCCACCAGGACTACGTCCGGACCGCGCGGGCGAAGGGCGTCTGGGAACCCGGGGTGGTCATCCGGCACGCATTTCGCAACGCCCTGTTGCCGGTCGTCACGATCGTCGGCCTGCAGTTCGGCCTGCTGCTGAGCGGCGCGGTCGTCACCGAAACGATCTTCTCGCTACCGGGCATGGGCCGGCTGCTCGTGGACGCGATTCTGGGCCGTGACTTCCCGATCGTCCAGGGAGCGGTG contains:
- a CDS encoding ABC transporter substrate-binding protein, translated to MRRIARSCVLVCTALLLVVAPQFALGAPSSNATFTFARPQETETLDPHKTTAVSSAEVDYLLYDTLVSQDYANAVKPGLAEKWTVSPDGKTYTFTLRQGVRFASGKPLTAADVKFTMDRWRGLKGSPTAFNISPVESVDAPNPRTVVMHLKDPLSILLVNLANYSASIINADAVNRAGDDYGTAVGKVDGTGPFVLKEWVRNDRLVVTRNPAYTWGPSFYKNQGPAHFGTVVFHTIVEDTPRIASVQVGDAQFTESIPGEQVPVLDKDKRVQVIRYSDQNTAFIGFKLGHKPLDDLKVRQAINYGINKQEIIAGAYYELATEAFGPLAPGTPGWWPGVQQVGYRYDPSKAKRLLDEAGWAQTRPGQPRQKNGQPLSLLFLWSPGPGLEQLVSLVQSELAGVGVGVRPQSLEWTAFLAALRAGQHDMFFINVRYVTPDILYFYFNSKQRPAPNRFDWADPETDRLLDLSRSSTNEQERADAYQKLQQIIVQNAIWVPLVHEKRVVIATPNLVVPQMHANVLYKMLDLEFKQ
- a CDS encoding ABC transporter permease, translating into MASYVAGRLLLAVPVLLGVSVLVFLILHLTPGNPALVVAGPDAPPDVVREVEHTLGLDQPLYVQYARYVARLARGDFGRSIRSREPVLDRLLSTFPVTLSLAVVGVALTIAISVPMGILAAYRRNSVLDLTTIFVALAGSAMPVFAIGLILLWIFAITLRWFPLSGFAPLTTVDGWRHIALPAVTVSSGTIALLARLTRSSMLETLHQDYVRTARAKGVWEPGVVIRHAFRNALLPVVTIVGLQFGLLLSGAVVTETIFSLPGMGRLLVDAILGRDFPIVQGAVLLFAVTFVVTNLVVDMAYSVVDPRIRYE